ATAGGCGTCACTAAACGTAAGATTTTGCAAAAACACTTTtccaaccaaaaaaaaaaaattttgtgaataattactgaaaatattgaattattttctgtaCCTCAAATTTGAGCAGCTCACCCATCAAACAattagcaaataaaaataataaggatGCATATACGTAAGCTACTAATGAAATTAATCCTATTTTATCATCGGCACTAACCGcctgaaaataatcaaatttaaataattaactcaaaaaaaggcattataacatttatagaaaaaattaaccaTCAGTGCATTGTATAAAACCAAAGCGCATAAAATAGTCGTAACTATGAGTTCGAAACCAAAAATTATAGTCCAAGactcttcaaaatttttcgttaatctgaataaaataaaattattaattaaaataaattacgagGTATcatatctttaaaaatttgtttttaccTGACGAGTTCCAAatgtttatttacaatattattaaacactTTTTTCGACGAGTCattcgtttttaaatttttaattctgtgaGAAAAAATAGCCATTTGACCACaaatatttgttataataataacattgaCGTTAATTGTCGCCGCACAACATATTGGCGGATATTGCAGAGGTGATTGGAAAATGTAGAGTATAACAATTCGTTTTAATGATGatacgttaaaaaataaatgaactttATAAGGAGCCACTAAAACAACTGGTTTATTCAAAAACCctgaaaagataaaaatatgtttttgtaGGTGTcggttaataaatttattaaaatactcaCAAGATATAGCACACGTTTGTATCGGTATAAAATACCAACTGACTGACGTGACGATTGTGAAAATCATCGTAAatttgcaatatttttttgctatcAAATAATATCTGTTATAAAGATTTTTCTCCGTTGAATCTTCATAAtgtttttttgtcaaattctGTCGTaccacaaaaatatttttttttaattgaggtgacaaatttattgtgaGTAGTCGTATTAATGTCATCGACTGTATCGCCGACTCCATTAAATTTCCTGTCATGAGTTCTAGATTGCCAAACACAATCACTAAATAACTGTAAGAGGTTACaagatataaattatgatacaATAAGTAAAcaccaaaaattatattgcGTTTTAATGTCCGCTGAATCGGCCACGCGCCGACCAAATTTATTATCCAAGCCATTTGATCTAATCCAAGTAGTAGTCCTgcttcttctatttttttctgcagTGTAATAATtgagtatattattattaaatttaacaattgaaaCTGCAAAAGTCCAAAAAAATCACCTCGTCCAAATTCATAGTTTGCGATTTTTATTACAAGAACATTAAtgtaagaaatataaaaactaaGAAGAAGTCGCATCCAAGACTAAAACCAACTCCATTGCgttgaattgattttttttatatttcgtgATGACTTCTATAGATACTCATTAataatgtacatatatattacagaTTCATAAAAACTTGCATTGAATATGAaagaaatagataaatttataagagtCATCGCACGCGACTAAACTGGTGGGTGGGTGGGGGGGGGCTGGACTTTAAGGAGCAAAGATTCGCATTTGATGATTTCTTGATGTCGAATGTAAACCCGTAAAAATCTTCAacaaatattgattttaatattcttattGTCGAAtagacattaaatttatttgttgcgTGTAAGGGAACAAAGTTTACGAGCCCAGTTTCTCCTCACATGATCACctgtcaaataaaatttatatagaaatattgaaataataaaaaaaagttcacagTGGAAATAAAAACTGATGAACTTTATGTGTGATAGGTTTTTTTCTCGGCATTGCGAATAAAACTACCTCTTCAAAAAAAGCTTTAAAAATCATGCAagcaaatatttttcacttaaaataaataaaaaataaaatcttctgaatcaatttattttttcaaattttacatttaCCGACTTTACATTTTATTGCAATGTAATACAATTAATTGTTATCACGAATGATTACATAATCTTAAttatatgttatttatatagagTGCgtcgagagaaaaaaataaaacatcacAAATGTATGAAGTAAACTATATTAGTCGCCCTTTAAATCGATAACTTTTACGGTTAACGTAAGTAAAAATGACTAAATTTCAAGCTCTGTTGGTTTCCATGTCCCAATAACTGATTTTTTCCTGATTTAATCTAGCCAGACAGCCATTTCGTCCGCAACGACGTAGATTTGTCGCTGAACTTGACGTCAAAATTCTGCAACTTGTCAGCGTGCGCGACAACTGATGACAACTTGCCGCGAAATTGAATTCAATAAATCGGACAAGCAAAAAAGTTGCCAACTTGATGAAAACTTTTTCTGGGAAAATTGAAGTCAACTTGGAGCCATGGATAGTCAATTGTTACTCTCAACTTGACGGCGCATTGATCAAAACTGTGGTTATTTGGGTAAATAAGTCTTTTTTTGTTCTTgggtattaattattattcatttcacATTGACGAAAAATAGTTTACATGGTTAAAGTTCGTAGTAATGAGACACATCCCATTGCAGATTTGacaatcttaaaaaaaaaaatatagaatcataCTTTAGTAtgctgttattatttaaataaactcattaAAGGCAAATATAGTCCTtgggtataaaatttttaactcccaataattaaaattaaaaatagttaattaccTGTACGTAAGCATTAAATGAGTAAACGTAACACTTCCCAGCGGTCAGCCGCAACGGAATCTGAGATCGAGtcatacaaattaataaagaacGTTTATGATTTATCGACATTTCAAACCAGTCACATGAATAAAGTGCTTCCTGAAGATTTTCactctttgaaataaaaaataaactgtaattttaaattacacaaaaatattCAGTTAATTATAGTATACTTCGAATTTTAGCATCTCCCCCATTAAGCAGTTGGCGAACAAAATTAGTAGAGAAGAAATCACGTAAgtgaataatgaaattatttcaattttatcctTATTACCAAtcgcctaaaaaaaattttttttccaactcaAAGCTGTATGTCACAGCGATAGattgatgaatattttaaaaagtcaaatcTTACCATAACTGCATTGTACGTTACCAAAGCACATAAAATAGTAGACAACACTAGTTCgaagcaaaaaattaatgtccAAGTATCATCAATGTCCATAATAAACCtagttaagtaattaaataatcacttataaatatgtagatggtgaaattattgttgtatgaaattttaagaTGCCATAGTAAAGccaaaaccttttttttatttctcagaaTGACACCCGGTCATGTCAACTATCTcgttttaaagattttaaattcaaataaatttgtgcATTTATTGATGAAGTTAATTTGGAACAAAAATTGGcgcgatttttaatcatttaaatgatcatttttttaaatggattaATTTcagagtaaatataaattttgttgtaaTCCTTATCCATTCCGACAAAGTAGACTatactgaataaataataggCCGTAAATACTCATATCGATGTTAGTTTTCCAACGATActcaagtaattaaaattgattaacgtCAATCCATCACACAACAAGATAAATTGACCAAATTCAATCACGATTTCTTCAGTATCGTATCAATAAACAGCAGGATAAATATGACCAAACACGATTCTGAATAATTactacaatttaattattattcataacaaaaatttacctCAGTAGTTCCCAATGCTTGCGTACAATGTACCCAAAaacactgaattttttattactatctttgaaattcaaatttttgatccTGTAAGAAAGTACTGCCAGTTGCGAGCAAACGTTTgcaataataactattttcaGACATATAATTCCAATGAATCCCAATGGAAGAAACGACATAGGAGCTTGATAAATGTAAGCCACAATTACTTGTTCCATTGACGTGAGATTGAAAAAAACGTAAACGACTTTGTACGGCGGTACCAAAATTACCGGTTCATTTTTTAGcccttataaaaaataagtaaaataataacaataacttgtgtctttaaatttttgaatttcacagctgtttaaaaaaaatgaaagtagcGAACACAAGTAAAGTCAGTACTTACTTACAAGCTATAAGACAATTTTGAAGAGGCATTAAATACCAGATGAAGGAAGTCATTGCCGAAAAAGGCATTATTATAGAAAAGTATGATTTAGCTACTGATCGATagtaatcataaattttgacttCGGTCGAATCATTGGTACGCTCgatatttaaactttctttgtatgaaataattgtttttttcacaCGCGGagataatttcaaatataccAATCGAATAATTGCTATCATCTGTACAGCCGTTTCCATGAGATTTATCGTCATTAGCTCGAGATTCCCGAATACATTTATCAAGTCAGTGTATGACATTGACAGATGAATTAAGTAGTAAGTTATAGAAACtacaaataatattgtttgtttaattGATCGATTCAGAGGCCAACAACCTAATAGATCAATCgccaaaattattttgtctagtaataatttatcttcacCATTTATTTCCTGgacaaaaatatacattattatttctgtAATTATATTACGGTTTTGtataatagataaaatttttattttacactcaCAGTCATAGCgaatattttggaaataataGGTAtcaagttattggagcttaaGTCAGAAATATATTGCCAGTGAAAAAGTTGAGTCGAATTATGGCATGCCATGATGtctagtaattaaatatttaaggaaTTCATTATTGAATTATAAGTTTGGAGTTTACTTTGTAACTGACGCACGCGAAACATCGCTGGAGGGGGTCGCGAGTTTTTATTCTGCGACGGGGAATCAGTTGTTCGTCGGATAATGCTTATTCGCGATTATCTATAGTCATATTGTGTGTGCAATTCTTGAGCTGAgagttaaatataaagaattaTAAGTTGAGAAATTAGTGGAAAAATATGCATAATTTTTGGACTGATTATGAATATTCGGTCGGCTGCCCAATTTgaaaacacagtaactgacaaaaataattgttttttaatacgTATAAAATTATGTCCAGAAGACTCCactggaactaaaaatactaaaaaaccgatttttaaaaatttgtcccttactgtgttttgaaattgggcagccgcGGTATTTCGTGGAtagtatttttatagaatGTCGATAGATTTTCTATGAAACTTCTTAGACAACGATTCTATCTAAAACCACGGACTCggtcaaattttttgagtctTTCGAGAGATCAGACAAGTCATTTAGAAAAATGCTGGCtcataaaagtataaaaaaaaaaatttttttttaccataaaccAGTAAGTCCtgattttctattaattttctatagaatttctAACACGGATATTTTcctaaagattttaaaaaattttaaattatccttaaaaaattattactggcAATAACAGCCAACTTATCTGTTTCTGACAATCGAatcctacaaaaaatattaaatttttttttgaatttgttctCTAAGTTCCTTCTAATATTGTGTGTAGAGCAACAAAGTTTTCCAAAGCGACATTCGTCTGCGGGCTCATTGTTCCTAAAAACAAGTTATtctaatacaaataataaataaaagttcatGCAGCCACGGCATAAAGGAAAAGTTGTAAACATTATGCGTGAGTTAGCTCTctagtatttattttcctttgcAAGCGGCTTCCTTATAACTTTGCATATAGAAAATAAACTTTCTGTCTCTTCGTAGCGAATATAAGCTGCAAACTTGGAAACACGCAAGCTTACTCTCTATCAACTTTTGTCATAAAAGTGAGCATTTGCCTGAATTGAcagcaaaagaaaaatttcaaaaatataaaattcccattgtGTTGGACGTACGGTGAACATTAAGGAAaacctgaaaaaataaaattcattttcatatTTCTATTGTCGTAGatgcattaaattaaattcatttgtcGCGTGCAAGGGAATAAAGTTTATCAAGTCTCAGTTCATTGTCCCGACATGATCGCCTGTCGAACAAAACTTATATAGAAATATCGAAATGATAAACAAAAGTTTACGGTGTagatataaacttataaacttCATGCGTGATATCAAGTCTTCCTCATTGTTTATGCACCCGAGCGCGCTTTCTCTATAACTTTCTGTTGCGAATAAAGTTTCTTCTATTCAAACAAACCCCGAGACTCAGGAAATCACGCAACGcaatattaaaacttacttGCTGTAGAGAGACAAAGGGGAGCGGGGGTTTTTGCAGCCAGAAAATAGTCACTCGCATTTGAGCTGTCATCGGGACTACTTCACCTCTTGTTTTCCATAGAGACTGAACTTAACTGTCAGAAAATTCATAGTCTCAatacttaacaataatttactattttttttttttttttaatttaattacaagtgatattttttatttttcagataatCAGacaaatggaaataaatattattaactgTAATAGTGGAATTCACAAGATATTTCATGAGCAACgtaatttgtataattaattacaaaaatattctgtaagtttacatatttttaaatttatttataattattttacaaaattaaaaaaaaaaatcaagtgaaatactagttttttaaataatacactaaaatgtttttttttctgtgcactATATCTaatacttgtaaataatttttacaattaactggtttaaaatttttttttcacaattagCATATggagttaataaaatatggagttgtaaaaaatagtgagtgaatttggattttttttaaattcgaattcccttcgtcactcggagttctggagtttaataaaaatcactgCAGCTATGGATTAAAAAGggagtttttgtttttcagtagtgatttcggagtaatAAGAATTAATTGGAATCCTTATCTATCTCAAATGATCTTCAGtagaaataaaagttatttctaCTATTTTGCTATCAACTATAAATATCTGTCCTAAATCCTCATTAATTATTCCCCCGCTCGTCAGCCCAATTAAATCCCACCTGTCTTCGACTATAAACCAAAACACTAAATCAATACTCcatcatcaaaataaaattttcaaactcagCCACTTTACAGTCCGATAATAGCAATGTCATATCCGCTAATAACACGTAATTACCACCCAGTAGTACAAATCAATATTCCATCCCACCTAATACATACCTTAAGTCTATAAACTCTTACAgctttaaataaactcaaaattACTAGCATTaagttatcaaataaaatatttaaatccattAACATTCAAAGCTTCTTCTAATCTGAAATCACTCATATGAATAATGAAACAAACTAAAGACCAACtttacataaaagtaaagcattaaaacgataaaaaactGGCTTGCAGCCAGTGGTCTCGCTTACTTATTACTCacctaaatatttaaaactcgTCCGATAAATAGAATTCCTCTCCATCTTTCCATCCACCGCGCACTCACCTTCAAAAAACTACCCCTTTATCCTGCGCAGCACAATACCGACCGTTTTCACCCGAACTAATGCTCCGCTGATAAATTCCACCCTCTGCCTCCATCTCTACATCCGATACATCGACAATCATCTTGCAAATTTATcagtcaattaaataaatcatattgatctaaaataataatttgattaatttaaccAACTCCAGacgtttaattaataaataattaattgctgGATAAATACTCACAGCACAGAGCTGCTATTAAGTATGAGATTGCAGTTGAAATTGGAAAGCGTCCTAAagagtgataaataaattaaatcctcagtatatttattaagtgGTACACATGAGTGGGTGCCATAGAGTTAtcttatgaatatataataaatatataatgtctttgaataaaatatcaatctaTAGCTTAATAAATACAAGAAGAGAATAGATGTTGGTGTAGATATGTAGATATGTGggtgtagatatatatagataatgtatatatatatgtatttagtATACTCAAAATACTTTCATCTCCAGCCTGTGCAGTTTGTGTTCTAGCTGGAACGTCGAGGTCTCGCGTATTCTCCAGCCGGCCGTCGGTTCAATACGCATGCGATTTAAATTTGTGTTTTGCGCCCGCGTATTGCCATCTCGACGGCACTTTTCGATCGACTTGACGACCACCACGGCCAGAGTCGAGCGCGAGAGAACTACCCTCCAAGATATATAACCCACGCAAAGTTCCGATCTGCGAGTGAGAGCGAGCGAGAACGGGCAGCTTTTGGCTTGGACGGTGGTGCTGCTGGTGTCAGACCCGAGAGGAAAATCTCGCCGATGGCGGCTGCATGTAGTCGGTTGAGCTACGGCGCAACGCGTATTTCGTTGCTTTTTAACACAGCGTATCTCAGTTTTTTgtcgatttaaataaactaaaaaaataatcacctCGAGGGTTGTAATAacggatattttaaaagtttattcatCTCTGAAAAGCTGTCGAGTGAGATGAGAGCCCGAGTCCTGTGAGAGTTTGTGATTTTGAATTAAGTAAAACGGGCTGAGGAAAAAAATCAGTGTTCACTATAGGTGTCgatgtgtgaaaaaaaatctactccGTTTGTGGAAAAAGAGAGCGGAAGTGCGGGTGTAAGATTATTTCGGCATAGTCATCTAAGACTTGTTAGCTGTCTAGTTGACtgcaatttatcatttttaaatttaataaacccGATTCAAAAGTATCAGAAGCCGCTGGTCATCCAGCTCAACTCACTTATCCGCTACAATGCCTCGGTGTGATTATAAATCCATTAGTTTAAAAGTAaagtagaataaataataataataagtaatagtAGTGCCCAAGTGCCTTTGGATTTAAATGGTGCATGACTCGACGGCGATTGATTACTGGCAGGCTGAATAAAACTAGTGATTGGTGAAGAACCGTCCGACAATTCAGTCTATTCAGTAACACAAATGGTTGTAAGCAAAAGGGCTTCCCACCTGTAACCGCTCGATAGAGCCGTCGGGTAATGCTGCTCTGCGAAGAGCAAATCCCTTTGGATATTGACGAAGCCCCAAAAGCATCAGTAGAACCAGGCTGGGGCCTAATCCCTCAGCTTCTACTACTGAAACCGACGGCACCGGCGTAAGCCTTGCCATCCAAATGGGCTCTAATGATTAACTGTTTATGTGAATATGCATCCATTTGTAACGCGTGACAAAACACATTtgtattattgtcattatcatcaccatcatttacgttaccattattattatttactgttgttattcgtaaattttaagTGATTGAACGGGATTGTAATGGATAATTAATATGCATCACGAGATTAAACCGACAGAcgataatgattaatttacagCTGTGTCTACGGAAGTCGGGGTGCGTTAGAAACCCAAGACACCTAGACGAAGCCCTTGTTATTCCTCTTCTCTCGCTCTGGATTATTGGCTCGTTTTGTGTTAAAGACAGTAAGTAATAGTACCATCCTtcatctatatttatttatttatttataattcatacatatatatatttccttaCCTATAAATCCATAACaaatacattcatatatatatatatatacatgcatgctttatttttacaaactttGTACTAAAGACTATAGACTGCAGAGCGCAGAATGAAAATAGAGATGTATAAATGCATTGAGTGTAATCTTATCTGATATTCTAGTACAATACAagcaacaaaaatatatatatatatgtatatatatatatttatgtatagcTAGAGATAGGGATGGAGAAAAAGCTTGGGAAAGAAACGGCCGTAGTACAATAAGGCTCAAGAGAAAGCTCATGCGCGATCAAACATCACTTGagatgtattatatatatgtatatatagtgtgtgtatataaagtataaaataatttagttgtttGATATTCTTACTAAGAGACTCGAGACACTTTTTACCGGAAAAAGTTTTAAAGCTCTGCGAGTTGTGTACACGAGCTACAGGGCGATGGGATGCATGTCACCCCGAAGCAAAGCAACTATTTTAAATCCACATTTAATGGAGACAATAACGACACGATTGAATAGACGTAGATAATCCGACTCAATTGTCATAAcagaacaataaaaaaactctatatgtatatagaaataaaaaaatgtcatcgaAAAATTGAAGGCGTTTAAGCGGATGAAATTGGCTGTTGGCGCAGGGTTTAATAGACTACAAAATACGTTCCAtcaatttatatgtatacatatatattaagtgTCCATCCATATGTGTAAATCTGGCTTTGGGCGTCAGGACAAAAGCTTACTgttggataaaaaataataaagtttaaaaataattaattaaccggACTAATTACGTAGGACACGCTGATGAATGCAAGCATCCGGGAAATTTATCCGCGGGATGATACATGCCGCATGATAGCCTGAAAGCATACCGCAAAAGCGTCGGTGGGTGATGCGACCACGATGATGCACGCGAGTTGATTACACAATGAAAAGGCCAACGGTATTGGACACTCGGGCTCTGGGCATGTTACCGCTGGTGCTACTGCAACTGCTGAACCTCGGGTTGCTTTTCAGCGACAATAATGTTATCGCATTTCTCCTCACCCTCGCTCCCATTATCCCGCAGTTCCCCCTAGCTCGCACATGGAAAACGCGGATACGAGTGTGCACTTTGCGAGTATAGAGCTATATCATGATTGATCTTAATCGATTGTGAAAGCTGCCACACTGATTCCCAGTGACGCGCGATACATTGCCAACCTAAACAATATATACCAGATGACGTTTATAGTTCACTATTTTCATTATTCTGCTGCATTTTTCCTACTAGTGCCgctgctactgctgctgctgtacCCAACAGTCCTCTATAAAAGCATAAACTTTTAGTGTGCATATATACtgatctatacatatatatataaagctaTGCGTGTCCTGGCTAGCGGCTAGTCGTATAGTGTTAGGCTTTGCTTGTTCCATTCTATTCGTTTATAGCAGCGTGCGTGCGTGCATGGACTAGTATAGCACGTCGATCGATAACCCACAGCGCATGACCGCTATTTCGCCATTCGCTGCTCATCCGTTATCCAAATTCTCATTCTCTAATACTATTCTGCTATTCTATGGGTATGGTTACAACACTATTCTCCAGAACTCTGCACACCTCAACTCTGCCAAAGATTCGGCTCAACGACCAGCCACCCACCAGACCCCAAGAGCTCAAACGAACATATAATACTTGTTGCCCAAACTCCAGACACTAGATACCCAATTAGGATCTTTAACTCAAACTTAACTCTAActtgagaataatttatttcttttttttttccagtacCCATATCCCATGTGGTGGCGATCGTCGGCGACCCGACGTACCTTCCTTGCGACATATCGACAAACCATGACGGGGACTCGGTCCACCTGGTGCTGTGGTACCGCGAGGACTTGGGCGCTTCTGTGTACAGCATCGACGCACGTGACAGAGACTTTGACATCGCGGAGCGGTGGTCAGACGACGCGGTCTTCAGCAACCGGGCGTACTTCCGCCCGGACAAGAAGCCCGCAGAGCTGGGGGTCGACAGAATCCGCGAGGAAGACGCCGGGATCTATCGCTGCCGCGTCGACTTCCGCATCGGGCAGACTCGTAATTCCAAA
Above is a window of Microplitis demolitor isolate Queensland-Clemson2020A chromosome 1, iyMicDemo2.1a, whole genome shotgun sequence DNA encoding:
- the LOC106693178 gene encoding uncharacterized protein LOC106693178 produces the protein MTEINGEDKLLLDKIILAIDLLVSITYYLIHLSMSYTDLINVFGNLELMTINLMETAVQMIAIIRLVYLKLSPRVKKTIISYKESLNIERTNDSTEVKIYDYYRSVAKSYFSIIMPFSAMTSFIWYLMPLQNCLIAWLKNEPVILVPPYKVVYVFFNLTSMEQVIVAYIYQAPMSFLPLGFIGIICLKIVIIANVCSQLAVLSYRIKNLNFKDSNKKFSVFGYIVRKHWELLSLFFISKSENLQEALYSCDWFEMSINHKRSLLICMTRSQIPLRLTAGKCYVYSFNAYVQKKIEEAGLLLGLDQMAWIINLVGAWPIQRTLKRNIIFGFLNKPVVLVAPYKVHLFFNVSSLKRIVILYIFQSPLQYPPICCAATINVNVIIITNICGQMAIFSHRIKNLKTNDSSKKVFNNIVNKHLELVRLTKNFEESWTIIFGFELIVTTILCALVLYNALMAVSADDKIGLISLVAYVYASLLFLFANCLMGELLKFESENLMKSLYICDWYNMSISNRRALLICMTRAQLPLEITAGKFYVYSYNAYIQIIKSAMAYVSMLRTLTM